The Gemmatimonadota bacterium DH-78 region GGGCCGCCCGGCGCGTCGCTCGGACTCCGGCGCTCATCGAGAGGATCGCCGCACAGACCGTCCGCCGACCCCTTCAACCAAGAACCGCCGCGCCCTGCCATCGTCCTCGCACGTGCAGCCTCCCCAGCCCCCCGGCGGCGTCCCGCCCCGTCACCAAGCGCCCGGAACGGTTCCCGGTTCGGTCGGCTCCTGGCATGCCGCATCCGGTGCCGTGACCCGGCCGGATCCCTGGACCGCACCCGCTCCTAAGTCGTTCTACCCCTTGCGCTTGCCCTGTTCTGCCCCCGGAGTCGACGCACCTCCATCACCAGGTTCTGCAGATCCGCCTGACTCACTCCGGGCACTCGGCCCGCCTGGGCCAACGTCTCCGGCCGAATCCGCGCCAGCTTCTCTCTCGCCTCCGCAGACATCGAGACCAGCGCCGGGTACTCGAGATCGTCGGGCAGCCTGAACCGGGCGCGGGATCGCAGGACCTCGGCGCGCTCCCGCTCGCGCGATACGTACCCCGCGTACTTCAGCTCGACTTCGACCGATCGGAACGCCTCGCTGTCCACCACCCCGGGCCCCGCACCACCCACCACCCCCACGATCGCCTCCGCCGTCACGCCCGGTCGCTGGAGCAGTTCGGAGCCCGTGATGGACCCCCCGCTCCAACCGCCGTCCAGCTCCGCCACAACCTCGCGCACCTCGCGCTCACGGAGCCGCGTGCCGGTAAACCATTGCCGTATCGTACTTTGTGCCTCCAGCTCACGCTCGAGCGCAGCGCCCTGCTGCGGAGTGAGGAGTCCCATGTCGCGCGCCATCGGGCCCAGGCGGGCCACGGCGTTGTCCTGCCGGAGCAGAAGTCGGAACTCGCTCCGAGAGGTGAACAACCGATACGGCTCGTCCACCCCCCGGGTCACGAGATCATCGATGAGTACGCCGATGTACGCCTCGTCTCGCTCGAGCGTCCAGGCGGGGCGCCCGAGCGCCGCGAGGGCGGCGTTGGCACCGGCGACGATGCCCTGGGCCGCCGCCTCTTCGTAGCCGGTGGTTCCGTTGATCTGTCCGGCGAAGTACAGTCCCGCCATCGCGCGCACGGCGAGGGTGTGCCGCAGCTGATGCGGCGGGAAGTAGTCGTACTCGATCGCGTAGCCGAGGCGCGTGATGCGCGCCTGCTCGAGGCCCGGAACGGTCCGCACGAACTCTTCCTGTACATCCCCCGGCAGCGAGGTCGACAGCCCGTTGACGTAGAGCTCGTGGGTGTCGAGGCCCTCGGGCTCCAGAAACACCTGATGACGCGGAGCGTCGGGAAACCGCACCACCTTGTCTTCGATCGAGGGGCAGTAGCGCGGACCTTTGCCCGCGATCTCTCCGCCGTAGAGGGCGCTTCGCGCCAGGTTGCGCTCCACCACGCGTTGGAGCTCCGCCCCGGTCCACGTGATCCAGCAGGGACGCTGCTCCGGCACCCGCTCTCGGGTGTAGGCGGCGAAGCGGTAGTCCTCGGGATCACCGTGCTGAATCTCGAGCGACGCCAGGTCGACGCTGCGGCCATCCAGCCGCGGAGGCGTGCCCGTCTTGAACCGCCCCATCTCGAACCCGAGGCCCTCGAGACACTCGGCCAGTTCGATCGAGGGCGGCTCACCGGCGCGCCCTGCGGACATCCCCGCCCCAGGGCCCCGATGGATCCGCCCGCGGAGGAAGGTCCCGGCCGTGACCACCACCGACGCGGCCCCGATCCTCTCCCCCCCGCGCGTCACCACACCCTGCGCCGTGCGACCGTCCGCGCCCCCGAGAAGGAGCCCGTCCACCCGATCCTGCAGGAACTCCAGTCCCGGAACCTCCTCCAGACAGCGCCGGACGGCGCGGGGGTACAGCCCTCGGTCGCACTGCGCGCGAGGGCCCCACACGGCCGGACCCCGGCGGCGGTTCAGCATGCGGTAGTGGATGCGCGTGGCATCGGTGGCCCGCCCCATCACTCCGCCGAGGGCGTCCACCTCTCTCGCCACCACCCCCTTCGCGATCCCCCCGATCGCGGGGTTGCAGCTCATCTGCCCGATCCGATCCAGATCCGGCGTGATCAGCAGCGTGCAAGCGCCCAGCCTCGCAGCAGCGGCCGCGGCCTCCGAACCCGCGTGGCCGCCGCCGATCACGATCACATCCACCGCGCGATCCACGCGCCCGTTCATGACGCCCCCCGCTCCTGCGAGTCCCTGTCCGACGATCCCCACCGCACCATCATTCCACCGACCCCCGAACGATGGCGAACCCCGACTCGTCGGCGGCCGGCCCGGGTTCGATGCGCTCGAGCCCCCCGACCTCCGCCGCCTCCGGGCCCTCGGACAACCACTCCTCGAGTGCGGCCAACCCGCCGACCTCTCCGCGGACGTGCACCTCCACCGACCCGTCGGCGCAGTTCCAGACGCGCCCGGAGAGCCCCAGAGCGCGCGCCTGCTGCATCGTGCTCCAGCGGAATCCCACGCCCTGCACCCGGCCCCGCACCTTCCAGGCGGCTCGCTCCATCCCCCTCACTTCCCCACGCAGAAGGTCCGAAACACGCGGTCGAGCACGTCGTCCACCTCCACCAGCCCGACCACCTCTTCCAGCGCCGTCTCGGCCGAGCGCAGATGCGCGGCCGCGAACTCCGCCGGAACCCCTTCGTCCAGTGCCGCCGCGAAGGCCCGCACCTCGACGGCCGCGCGCGCCACGGCCCGGGCCTGTCGCGCGCGGGTGAGCACCGGCGCGTCGGCAGGTGCACTCCCGAGCCCCGCGAAGCACCGACGGGCCACCTGAACACGGAGCCGATCGAGGCCCTCGCCGCTCACCGCCGATACCCGAAGCGCCGGCTCCTCGTCGCCTGCCTCGGGCCCTGCCCCGGCGTCGTCGGCCAGGTCGCTCATCGTGCCCACCCGCAGCACCGGCACCCCCAGCCCCTCCAGCCAATCGGCCTCGTCGACCGGAACCTCCGACCCCACGGGCACGCAGTGCAGCACCAGATCCGCACCGCCCACGAAGCGACGCGCCACCTCGATGCCGAGCCGCTCCACCTCGCCGCCCTCGTCCCGGATCCCGGCGGTGTCGACCAGGCGCACCGGATAGCCGTCCATCGACACCTCCACCTCGAGGGCGTCGCGCGTGGTCCCCGCCACCGCCGTCACGAGCGCGCGCTCCTCTCCCACCAGGGCGTTGTACAGCGACGACTTGCCCGCGTTCGGGCGACCCGCGAGCACCACCAGGGCGCCCGTACGGAGTCGCTCCCCCTCGGGAGCCGTGGCGCCGAGCCGCTCGAGCCGATCCGCGAGCGACCGCGCCCTCCGCGCCACGACCTCGGCCGACACCGGCGGCTCGTCCTCGTCGGGGAAGTCGATGTGGTGAGCGAGCAGCGCCTCGAGATCGACCACCTCGCTCCGCAACTCCGCGAGTCGCCGCGACAGGTGCCGGTCCAGCTGTCGAAGGGCCTCCCGTTGCAGCCGGGGGCTGCGGCCCCGGATCAGATCGTCGACGGCCTCCGCCTGAACCAGGTCGAGCTTGCCGTTCAGGTACGCCCGCCGGGTGAACTCACCGGGCTCCGCGGCCCGAGCTCCGGCGGCGAGAAAGGCCTCCTCCACCCGCCGGGCGAGCAGAGCGCCTCCGTGTCCGGAGAACTCGGCCACATGCTCCCCCGTGTACGAAGCGGGACCCGGGAACCAGGTGAGGAGTCCCCGATCGAGCACCTCGCTCGTCTCCGGGTGAACCACCCGCACCAGATGCACCACCCTCGGCGCGAGCCGGTCCTCGCCCCACTCCGGGATCGTGGCCGCCAGCACCCGGGCGGTGTCGGGTCCGGAGATCCGCACCACCGCGATCGCCGCCGATCCCGGGGCGGTCGCCAGCGCCGCGATCGTGTCGATCAGGGGGTCCAGATCTCCTCCCCGGCTCTCAGCCCTTCGAGTTCGCCGGGTCGCCCTTGCCCTTCGACCGGTCGAGCTTCACGGGACCCCGCTTGGCCGCGGCCTTTCGCTCCCGCGCGATCAGCATCTGCTGCGGGATCGTGGCCAGGTTCGCCGTGGCGTAGTAGAGGTTCAGCCCCGACGGGAACTGCATGAAGATGAACCCGAAGAAGGGCGGCATGAAGTACATCATCATCTTCATCTGCGGGTTCTTCCCGGCCTCCGGCATCGACCGGAAGGAGATGAACTGCAGGAAGAACATCGACACCGCGAGCACGAGCGGCAGGATGTAGAAGGGATCCTTCGCCGACAGATCGGGCAGCCAGTAGAAGGGCACCCCCCGCAGCTCGATCGTGTTCTGGAAGACGAAGAAGAGCGCGATCAGCACCGGCCACGGCAGGAGCATCGGCAGACAACCCGCGAGCGGATTGAACCCGTACTCCTTGTACAGCCGCATCATCTCCTTCTGCTGCTTCTCCGGGTTGTCCTTGTACTTCGTCTGGATCTCCTTCACCATCGGCTGCACGGCCATGTTGCGCATCTGCGCCCGCATCGCCTTCTGGTTCAGCGGCCAGAGCAGCACCCGCATGAGCACCCCGAAGATCACGAGCACCCAGCCGTAGCCCACGTTCAGGTTGTCGTGGAGAAAGTTGAGCACCCAGAGGGTGATCGCCACGAAGGGCCGGATCAGCGGTCGCAACCACTTCCAGCCGTACGGGTTCACCTCCTCCATGTCGGCGCCCAGCGCCTGGAGCCGCGAGTACTCCTGCGGCCCGAGGTAGAGTCGATACGCCAGCGACCCGTCGGTGGCCACCGCCTGCGTCACCGACACCTGCGGACGCATCTCGTCGAGCCCCGGCTCCGTCGTCACCCCGCCCAGGTACGGACCGTCTTCACTGGTCTCCGCGCCGGGCAGCACCGCCATCACGAAGTACTTGCTCTTCACCCCGGCCCACTGCCACGGACCGTCGTGGAGCTCGGGGCGCTCCACCTTCCGCATCTCGGTGGACCGCACGCCGCGGTTCAGGTGGTTGCCCACCCAGGCCATGACGCGGGCCTCCTGGGCGGAGTCGGCCTCGTTGAAGGCCAGCCCTCTCCCGAGCCCGGTCATCATCAGCGGGCGATCGACCCCCTGAACGTCGGCGGCCACATCCACCAGGTAGTCGTCCGGGCGGAAGGTGTAGCGCAGCGTGACGGCGAGACCCGCGGCCGCGTGGGTGAAGGTGAGCGTCTGCGGCCCCGAACCCTCGCCCAGCGAGAGACCGTCGGCCGGCTCCACGCTGAAGTCGAGATCGCCGAGCGACAGCGTATCGCTGCCCACCACGAGCGACTTCGACAGAGATGCCACGCCCTCCGGAAGAAGCTGCACCGCCCCGTCGCGCCCGTTGAGGGCGGCGTACCCCAGCAGCTCGGCCGACTCGAGCGCGGCGCCCCGACTGTTGAACTCGAAGCGGTAGTTCGGGGACTCCACGACGATCGTGCGCGCCGGGGGGCGCTGCGCGGGCGCCGGCGCCGCCGAATCCCCCGCGGCCGCCGAGGCCGGATCCGCCGCCCCGAGGTCGGAGAGCGCGGCCGGCGCGACCTCCTCCTGCTCCGCGGCGGTGTCGCCCACGAGCAGCGACGAGTCGGCGGGAGTGCCCGGCACCTCTTCGAAGATGGGCGGGAAGAGCTTGTTCGTTCCCCATATCACGAGGAACATCAGGCTCAGCGCCAGTATGAAACGGCCTTCGGTGCTCATGGCATCTATTCGGTCGAGGTGCCGTCCGTGAGCCCGATCTCGTCGGGTGAACGAGGCACCGGGTCGTAGCCCGAGCCTCCCCACGGATGGCACCGGAGGATTCTGCGCAGCCCCATCCAGCTGCCCCGAAGGGCGCCGTACCTCTGCAACGCTTCCAGGGTGTACGCCGAGCAGGTCGGCGTGTACCGGCACGACGGCGGGGTCCACGGCGAGATCCCCACCTGGTAGAAGCGGACCAGTCCGATCAGGACTCGACGAACCATCTACGGTCCATCCATTCCATCAATTCACTCCGCAACTCGTCGAACCCCGCATCGTACGCTTCCCGGCGCGCGCGTACGAGAAGATCCACCGTCACCCCCCCTTCCTTCAACCTCGGAAGCAGATCGCGCCGTGCGATCTCGCGAATCCGACGCTTCAGAAGGTTGCGATCGACGATGCGGTGGCGGTGCTTCGGGACGACGACTCCGAAGCGGGAATGCGAAAGGGGGGAAGGGGCGAAGATCACGTCGAGATGCCGTGTCCTCGCCCTCTTCCCCCTCGCGAAGAGCCCCCGGATGTCGGATCCCTTCCGGATCCGTACCGCCGGAGGAAATCTCGCCATAACCCCTACTTGGAGCCGATCTTCACCGTCAGCTGTGCCCGGCCCTTCTTGCGGCGAGCCTGGAGAACCTTGCGGCCCCCCTTCGTCTTCATCCGTGCCCGAAAACCGTGCTTGTTGACCCGCTTGCGATTCCGGGGCCGATAGGTCGGCTTCATGATGTTCTGTCCAGCTCAGAGTCGCTATTCGTCTAGAAACGAGCTTGAAAAGGTACGTGCGAGGGCACGGTGTGGTCAACCCATGGGGGTGGTTCGCTCGACGACCGCGCAGCGCGCCGCCACGGGCGCCCACGCGAGTTGACTTTTCCACAATCGATCTCTTAGGTTCGCCGGCCCTTCAGAGCCCCGGAAGGGACCACCGGATCCGTCTTCCCCTGCGCCGTCGCGAGCCCCGAAAACGCTCCCGGCTCCGCGATGCCTCCACCGCCCATGGAGTTCACCGCTACCGATCTCTGGACGCGCGTACTCGACGCCGTCCGGCCCGGCATGCCCGAGCAGAGCTTCAAGGCCTGGCTCTCGGCGAGCCGAGGGGTAGCCCTCACCGACGACGAGCTCCAGGTCGAGGCCCCGAGCCAGTTCCACGCGGAGTGGATCGAGGACAAGTACCTCCCGATCCTCCAGCAGGTGGCCGTCGATCTCATGGGCCGGCCGGTCCAGCTGACGATCCTCGCCGGGGCCGGCGGCGGCCCGGTGTTTCCGGCCGTCGAGGTCGCCCCTCCGGTCCGCGCGCCCGCCGGGCCCCCCCCGCGGCAGACCAATCCCGCGCCCCCCGCTCCACCCTCCGGAGCGCCGCGGCCGGCCGCTCCCCGACCCGACGCCGCCCGCCCGCCGCTCAACGACCGGTACACCTTCGATCGCTTCGTGGTGGGATCGAACAACCAGTTGGCTTCGGCCGCCTGCCACGCGGTGGCCGAGCAGCCGGCGCGCATGTACAACCCGCTCTTCCTCTACGGCGGCGTGGGTCTCGGCAAGACCCACCTCATGCACGCCATCGGCAACCACATCCTCGGGGGGGCCCCCGATACGAGCGTGCTCTACATCACCACCGAGCAGTTCGTGAACGACCTGGTGACCTCGATCCGTCAGGGCAAGACGCCCGATTTCCGGCAGCGGTACCGGGAGGTCGACCTGCTGCTCGTCGACGACGTGCACTTCATGAAGGAGAAGGAGGGCACGCAGGAGGAGTTCTTCCACACCTTCAACGCCCTCTACGACGCGCGGAAGCAGATCATCCTCACGAGCGACCGCCCGCCGAAGGAGATCCGGGGACTCGAGGATCGGCTCGTCAGTCGCTTCGAGTGGGGCCTGGTGGTCGACATCAAGCCCCCGGACTGGGAGACGCGCGTCGCGATCCTCCGCAAGAAGGCCGAGGACGACGGGCTCACCCTCGACACCGACGTGATCGACTTCATCGCCCGATCGTGCACCGCTTCGGTGCGCGAGCTCGAGGGCGCGGTGATCAAGCTCCTCGCCTACTCGTCGCTGACGAACCAGGAGATCACCGAGTCGCTCGCCCGCACGGCGCTCTCCGGCATGATCCGCACCGACGACCGCGAGAGCATGCCCCCCACCGAGGCCCTCACCCCCGAGCGGATCCGCGAGGTGGTGGCGAAGGAGTGGGGGGTGAAGCCGGAGGGACTGGCCTCGAAGCGCCGCACCAAGGATCTCACGGTGCCCCGCCAGGTGGCGATGTTCCTGATCAAGGAGATCCTCGATACCCCGCTGGTGGCGATCGGCGAGGTGTTCGGGGGCCGCGACCACTCCACCGTGATCCACTCGATCCGGAAGGTGGAGGAGAACATGGTCGACGACACGGCCTTCGCCGACCGCGTGCGCGGCGCGCGCGACCTGCTCACGGGGTCGGACGGGGGTGTGCGGTGACCCCCCGAAACTTCTCCACGCCGCTGGGGAAAACCGCGACGTTCTCCACGGACCCCGACCGGCCTCGTCGGGGTTATCCCGATCGTCGCCGGTTCTCCACGAGCCGTCCACATCGCCCCGACCCGGCGTCGAGCCGCGAGGGGCCGCGCCAACCCGTCAACTCGACCACGACCCGTCCACAACTCCACACCCCCTACTACCACTGGTTTTCTTTTTATAAGAACAGAACCACAATAGGGGCTGTGGGAACGTGCATCGTTCATCTCGGAGTGGAGTCTCCATGAAGTTCACCATCACTCGCCAGAACCTCCACAACGGCCTGGCGGCGGTCTCGGCGAGCATTCCCAGCAAGACCACGCTGCCGGTGCTGTCGAACATCCTCTTCGAGACGGACGGCGACGGAGTCTGGATGAGCGGCACCGACCTCGACGTGTCGGTTCGCGTGCGGGTTCCCGCCGAGATCCACGAAGCCGGAAGCCTCACCGCTCCGGGCAAGAAGCTCCAAGAGATCACGCGCGAGCTCTCGCCGGCCCCGGTCGAGATCTCCACCCGCGGCGACCAGATCGCCCTGGCCTGCGACAACTCCAACTTCAAGCTCAACGGCCTTCCCGCCGACGAGTTTCCCTCGCTGCCCGCGGTGGACTTCGAGGCGGCGGTACAGGTGGCGGGTGAGGATCTGCAGCGCCTGATCCAGCACACGTCGTTCGCGGTCTCGACCGAGGAGAGCCGCCCGATTCTCAACGGGGTGCTCTGGGAACTCCGCGAGGGTTCGATGCGCATGGTCGCCACAAACGGCCACCGTCTGGCCCGCATGGGGGTGGCCACCGGTCCGGGATCGATCACGAGCACCGACTTCATCGTGCCGCCGGCGGCACTCTCGCAGGTGCAGCGCCTCCTCAAGGACGCCGACGAGATCGAGGTGGCGTGGGACTCCGGAGCCGACGGAGCCGCCCGCAAGAATCACCTGGGCTTCCGGTCGGGATCGACCGAGGTGTACACCCGGCTGATCGAGGGCACCTATCCGAACTACGAGCAGGTGATCCCGAAGGACAACGACAAGCACGCCATCATCGACAAGAAGGCGCTCGAGTCGGCGGTTCGGCGGATGGCGGTGGTCGCGTCCGACCAGACCCACCGCATTCGGTTGCGCTTCGAGACCGACCGGGTGCACCTCAACGTGCTCACTCCCGATCTGGGCGAGGGGCACGACGAGCTCGAACTGAGCTACGGTGGCGAGGAGATCGAGATCGGGTTCAACGCCAACTACCTGCTCGAGGTGCTGCGCTACATGCCGACCGCCGAGGTGAAGCTCAGCTTCAAGGCGCCGGAGCGAGCCGCCACCATCGAGCCCGACGGTGAGGACGCGGCCGACTACCTCTGTCTGGTGATGCCGCTGCGGCTGCTCGACTGAGCCGCCGAGGCCGCCCTCCTATTCGGAGGCGGCCCGGGCGGCTTCGAGCAGTTCGCTGCCCGTGAAGACGGCGACGAGCGGAAGTCCCGCCTCGTCGAGCCGCTCCCGGCCGCCCTCTTCCCGATCGACGAGGGTGAGGATGCCCACCACGGTGCAGCCGTAGTCGCGGAGCACGTCGACCGCCTTCAGGGCGCTGCCGCCGCTCGTCATGGAGTCCTCGATCACCAGACAGCGGGCGTCGGTGGGCAGTCCGCCCTCGACCTGCTGGCCGGTGCCGTGGCCTTTGGGCTGCTTGCGGACCGAGAAGGCGTCGTGCGGGTCGCCGCGGTCGAAGCTCTCCCGGGCGATGGCGTACGCCACGGGATCGGCGCCCATGGTGAGTCCGCCGACGTGCGTGAAGTCGAGGCCGCTGGCGCGAAGGGCGTCCCAGCATACCTTCCCCGTGAGGGCCTGGCCCTCGGCCGACATCGTCGTACGCCGCGCATCGACGTAGTACGACGAACGTGCGCCGCTGGCGAGGGTAAAGTCTCCGAGCCGCACGGAGCGTTCGACGAGCAGTGCCTTGAGGCGAGTTCGTGTGTCCATGTCGCCATCCTCTCTACCGCAGTCCCACGCCGTCAACCCCGGATGACCCTTCTTCGACCGCTGCTGCGCGGCGCGACCGCCGCCCTCGTCCTCGTTCTCGCGGCCTGCGAGAGCGGTGGAACGGTGGATCCGGGTACCCTGCGCTTCGGCCAGATCGGCGTGCTCGAACTGACGGTGATCGGTCCGCTGGCGCTGGGACAGGGCGAGACGGAGCAGGTGCTGACCTGGCGGTCCGATGGGCGATGGTCGCTGAGGGAGCAGGTGCGGTACCGCGGCCTCGTGGGCGATGTGGTGGAGCGGAGCAACGAGGGGTCGGCCGAGCCGCTGGCGAACGCCTACTCGCAGTGGATCACCGACGTCAACGACAACCCGGGGCTCACCCTCTTCGTGGAGGGGCTCGACCCCGACCTCGAGCCGCGCTGCCTGGTCACCCAGTCTCGAGTGACGCTGGCGATCCACGACGACACCCACGACGAGACGCGGACCTGGACCCGCTGCGTGCCGGGCTTCCTCCAGGACCTGGGCTTCAACGCCGGGCCCGATCCGGCCGCGCCGCGGGTAGCCAATCTGGCCCGGCTCGCCCGCGACTACACGGTGGGCGAGAACTTCCGCGCGGCGCACGAGGCGACGCAGCCGTTCGGCACCCTCGACCGGGGCGACGACACCCCCTCCGGGCTCACGGCACCGGTCATCATCCGCTCGCAGGAGACCCTCGAGGCGTTCTGGCTCTCGCACGAGCCCGAGGGCGAGCCGCCCGAGGTGGACTTCGAGGCGGAGACGGTGATCGTCGCCGCCCTCGGCGAGCGGCGCGAAGCCGGAGACAGTCTGGCGGTGCGGGCGGTGCGACCGAGCGGGGTGCAGGGCGCCGTGATCACCCTCGTGCAGCGGGTGCCCGGCGATTTCTGCTCCCCGGCGGAGCAGCGGCACGTGCCCTACCACATCGTGGTCACCCCTTTCCTTCCCGAACCGGTGAGCTTCCAGTCGCCCGTGCTGGTGGAGCTGGTCGACTGCGGATGACGGCCCCGCCCCGTCCGTCATGAAGAAGCCGCGTCTGCCGGTGATTCGCTCGACGCTCGCGGCGGTGTCGATCCGCCGTCGCTTCGTGGTGTTGCTGGCGGCCTTCTCGGTGGTTCTCGCCGCCCTCTTCGGCTACATGTCGTGGCGGGTGGCCGGGTCGGCGCTGGAGGCCGAACTCGACCAGCGGATGGTCGAGGTGGCCGGCGCGATGACCAAGACGCAGCTCGATCCCGACATGCTTGCGATGCTGCAGCCGGGCTACGAAGACATGGGCGCCTTCACTTCCACGCAGGCGCAGCTCGACAGCCTCGCGGCCCATTTCGTGGCCGACGCCTGGATCATCCGGCCCGACGGCACGACGGTGGTGACCCGGGCCTCGGCGACCGATGTGCCGGTGGGAACGCAGCTGAGGCTCCTGGCACCCTACCAGGGCGAGATCCGGCTCGCGCAGCGGGACGGCTCTTCCACCACGCCGATCTGGTACGATGCGAGCGGGCGCGGCTTCAAGTACGGTTTCATCGCCTTCGGCGGGCTGATCATGGCCGTGCAGATGCCCGCCGATCTCTACGAGCCGCTGGGCCGACTCCAGCGGGCGCTGATCTTCGGCAGCCTCTTCGGTCTCGGTCTCTCCTTCCTGCTCGGCACCTTCCTGGCGGCGAACATCGCCCTGCCTCTGGAACGCCTGGTGCGGGCCGCCGGCCGCATTCAGCGCGGGTACCTCGATCGACCCGTGCGGCTGGATCGCGACGACGAGCTCGGCCGCCTCGCCGAGGCCATGGAGCGCATGCGCCAGGGGGTGCTGGAGCGCGACGAGCAACTGCGGCTGATGCTCGCCCAGGTCGCCCACGAGATTCGCAATCCGCTGGGCGGCATGGAGCTCTTCGCCACGGCCGCGATCGATGCCGAGGACCGCGCCGAGCGCGAGCAGCTGATCGGCCGCGTGCGGGGCGAGGTGGGAGCGCTCAACCGCATCATCAACGAGTTTCTGGCCTTCGCCCGCCCCACCGTGGCCGAGATCGAGGCGGTGGACCTGCGCCTGCCGGTGCGCGAGGCGATCGAATTGGCCACCGCCCGCGACGGCAGCGTCGCAGCTCGCGTCGAGCTGCTGCTGCCCCGAGAGCCGTTGCAGGCGCGCGCCGCCCCCGAGCAGGTGAAGCGGGTGGTGCTCAACCTGGTGCAGAACGCCTTCGCGGTGTCGGAGCGGGTGGTGGTGCGCGGTCGCTTCGAGGGTGGAGAGGCGATCATCGCCGTGGCCGACGACGGGCCCGGAGTCCCCGAGGATCAGCGGGACCGCATCTTCGACCCCTTCGTGACGGACAAGGAGAAGGGGGCGGGGTTGGGGCTCGCCATCGTCAAGCGCGACATGGAGGCGATGGGCGGGCGGGTGGAGGTGGGCGACGCCGCCGATTCGGGCAG contains the following coding sequences:
- the pyrE gene encoding orotate phosphoribosyltransferase — its product is MDTRTRLKALLVERSVRLGDFTLASGARSSYYVDARRTTMSAEGQALTGKVCWDALRASGLDFTHVGGLTMGADPVAYAIARESFDRGDPHDAFSVRKQPKGHGTGQQVEGGLPTDARCLVIEDSMTSGGSALKAVDVLRDYGCTVVGILTLVDREEGGRERLDEAGLPLVAVFTGSELLEAARAASE
- the dnaN gene encoding DNA polymerase III subunit beta; amino-acid sequence: MKFTITRQNLHNGLAAVSASIPSKTTLPVLSNILFETDGDGVWMSGTDLDVSVRVRVPAEIHEAGSLTAPGKKLQEITRELSPAPVEISTRGDQIALACDNSNFKLNGLPADEFPSLPAVDFEAAVQVAGEDLQRLIQHTSFAVSTEESRPILNGVLWELREGSMRMVATNGHRLARMGVATGPGSITSTDFIVPPAALSQVQRLLKDADEIEVAWDSGADGAARKNHLGFRSGSTEVYTRLIEGTYPNYEQVIPKDNDKHAIIDKKALESAVRRMAVVASDQTHRIRLRFETDRVHLNVLTPDLGEGHDELELSYGGEEIEIGFNANYLLEVLRYMPTAEVKLSFKAPERAATIEPDGEDAADYLCLVMPLRLLD
- a CDS encoding HAMP domain-containing sensor histidine kinase, translating into MKKPRLPVIRSTLAAVSIRRRFVVLLAAFSVVLAALFGYMSWRVAGSALEAELDQRMVEVAGAMTKTQLDPDMLAMLQPGYEDMGAFTSTQAQLDSLAAHFVADAWIIRPDGTTVVTRASATDVPVGTQLRLLAPYQGEIRLAQRDGSSTTPIWYDASGRGFKYGFIAFGGLIMAVQMPADLYEPLGRLQRALIFGSLFGLGLSFLLGTFLAANIALPLERLVRAAGRIQRGYLDRPVRLDRDDELGRLAEAMERMRQGVLERDEQLRLMLAQVAHEIRNPLGGMELFATAAIDAEDRAEREQLIGRVRGEVGALNRIINEFLAFARPTVAEIEAVDLRLPVREAIELATARDGSVAARVELLLPREPLQARAAPEQVKRVVLNLVQNAFAVSERVVVRGRFEGGEAIIAVADDGPGVPEDQRDRIFDPFVTDKEKGAGLGLAIVKRDMEAMGGRVEVGDAADSGSGTGAEFRVYFPGFDDPPDEQN